Genomic window (Fodinibius salicampi):
TTTCGAATCGAGGACATGTACTCATCAGGGGAGAACGTGCTCCTATTGTGGGATCTGTAAATATGAATGTTTTCATGGTAGATGTGACGGATATCGAAAATGTCCAGATCCGTGATGAAGTAGTAATGATTGGAAGCCAGGAAAAAAATGCCATTACTATTAAATCCTTTACTGAAGTAAGTGATGCTATAAATAACGAATTTATAAGTCGCTTGCCTGCAGCCATAAATCGGAAGGTAGTATCATGATACAGAGATGTATCTTAAAACTTTATTAGTGAAAGATGTTGACCTGTCAGCAAATTTTTTGGTTAAATTCGGATTGGTCTTGGCCCTTGCCGTCGTTACGGTAATTGACTTCAAAGCCTTTCAGGGTAGCATTTGAATTATTCGGTAGTAAAATTAGGTATTGATAGATGTTAATATGATAGGCAATATATTAACGAGTAGATAGATGAGAGGAGGTCTACAGGGATGATCATTCTTCTAATAAATAGTACAGTAGTTTGAATTTGTAGGGAAGTATAATTTGGGGTTTCGTAAAGAATGTCCGTAGATAATATTGTCTCATCCCGTATAATATTCATGTAGAAGTTAATAAATGTTGGCTGGAATGGGGATACTAACTTGCCACCGAATATAATATAATATCATAAATTGCCACCAGAGCAAGAAAATAGAACTTTTGAAATCGGTTTAGTTATGGCCGGTGCCGTTTCGGCAGGAGCCTATACTGCAGGTGTGATAGACTTTTTGCTTCAGGCATTGGAGGAGTGGCAAAAAGCAAAGGATGCTGGAGAAGGTAGTGCCCCGATTCATGACGTTAAAATAAAAGTTATTTCGGGTGCTTCTGCCGGGGGAATGACGGGGGCCATATTTACGGCGATGATGAATGAAGAATTTTCACACATCACTTCCCTTCCCGGTAAAGAACCCACCCGTGATGAAATAAACAGAAATAAATTATACAAATCCTGGGTTGATGATATTGATATTAGAGACCTGCTTGAGAATAGCGATTTAAAAGAAAGAAACAGTAGTGTAAAATCCCTGCTGGACTCATCCGTACTAGATGAAATAGCTGAATCAGCCGTCAGTTTCTCACCTACTCAAGAATGGAAACCTTACATATCGAAGCCCTTCCATCTGTATCTTACTCTCACGAATCTTCAGGGAGTCCCATATGATATTCAGTTTCAGGGGAATACTGGAAGAGGACATTCCATTTCTCAGCATACCGACTTTCTGCATTTTGTACTCAGTCAGAATAACCCGGAGTTAAAAGAAGCCGAGTGGTTGGATCCGGGTAACAGTAACACCAAAAATTGGCACCTGCTAAAACGTACGGCTCTTGCCACTGGGGCATTCCCGGGTGGGTTAGCGCCCCGACAATTGCAAAGGAATTTTGATCATTATGAGTTTAGATCTTGGCCCGTCCCCCAGCGCCCAAAAGAATCGGACGGGGCTGCGGAATGCGTCAGGATGGTAAATATAAAACCAGCATGGCCTGCCGATCATACTGATCGGTTTAATTTCTTATCGGTTGATGGAGGCGTCATGGATAATGAGCCGATGGAACTGGCACGCCGGACTCTGGCGGGTAAGCAGGGCTTCAATCCCAGGAAACCCGAAAGTGCAGAACGTGCAGTAATTATGATCGATCCTTTTCCTAGTGAAAAGAAGACAGAGATGAAATCACAGGAAGAGCTGGAGAATTATGACATCGTTAGTATTTTTACTGAATTGTTTGGCAGCCTGATGTCACAGGCACGCTTTAAACCGGACGAGTTGATGCTTGCCAATTCAGATAGCATCTATAGTCGCTACTTGGTAGCTCCTACCCGCAGAAATCCTGATGGGACAAAGGCTAACTATCCTATTGCTTCTGGATTTTTGAATGGTTTCGGGGGCTTTTTCTCCAAAAAGTTTAGGATGCATGATTTTCAACTTGGCCGACGAAATTGTCAACAGTTTCTTCGGAATTATCTTTCAATACCGGTAGATAAAGCACGTCAAAATCCTGTATTTGCCGATTATACGGAGGCTGATTTTGAGCGCTTTTCTTTTCAAAAAGATGGGACTGATATTATCCCTTTGATTCCTCTGATGGGTTCTGCTAAAGAAGAAGTTTTTCCGCTTGGGTGGAATACTCTAAAGTTGGGTAGCCGGGAACTCGAGGAACTGAAGAGCTTGATAAGCAATCGGACGAAAGTGGTGATCAACCGGTTAATAGAACAATATGTTGATGATGGTTTTACACGGTGGCTGGCAAAAAGAATTGCAGGCCTAAAAAGGGGCAAAATAGTAGATGCTATCATGGAAAAAATAAACACCGACCTCGAAGAATTTGACCTTAAATCCTGATTTTGTACTCATGAATTCTAAAAGTTATAGAACCAATGCGTTGTATTGCCTTATCCTTTCTTTGTTTATAACAGGCTGCCAAAATATGCAGGCACTGTATAGTGAGCAAGCTTATCAACAAGCGGTAACATTGAAGGTTGAATCATTGAACTTAATGGACAAGGCAACAGAATCTTATGACAACCATCAAGAGGAGGTAGAGGCATTAAGGATAGAGCTACAAAAAGCATACGAATATGCAAAAGGGCGTCCCCAAAATACGGAAAGCACCCAGCAATGGGGGATTATGATTGATCCTGAAGGTTCACTTTTGGGAGGATTCCTTCGGATATGGGAAGAAAAAGGAGAAGTTTCTTCAACATTGATAGAGCAATCAAAGGGAAATATCGAAGAGGGATTTGATATTATTATGGAATTGGAAAGTGGTAAAAGAGAACAATAAAAAGAAATGATATGCCCGACTTTAATGACTTTATCGACCAATTAAAAAATGAGCTTGTAAATCGTGCCAGCAAGTTAGGTGATGAGGTTAAAGACGAATTTATAAAGGATGGGAGAACGTTTGCCGAAGAAGCCGAAGATGATCTTAAACGTTGGACTAAACTTATGGCGGAGGGGAAGCTCACAAAAGAGGACCTTAAATTTCTGGTAAATGGGAAAAAGGATCTTGCAAAAATGGAAGCCTTAAAACACAAAGGAATTGCGAAAGCACAGCTGGATCAATATAAAAGTTCTATTGTAGATTCAGTGATAACCTCGGCCTCTGAAATGTTTGGATGAAATCTTTTAGCTGTTCAATATAGAAACGTAAAAATTTTGTCGAATGGTCTCGACTTACCAAAATTAATTCTGGATGTAGCCAAGTAATTAAAATCAAGTGGTGACAAACAAAAAACTAAATTAGAAAATAGCTTGAGTTATGAAGACACAAAATGGAAAGCTAGACGAAGAAACTGCAGATTTTGTTGAATCCCCCAATCATAGTGGAAAATTCTCCAAAGACTTACCGGATACAATTGTAATCCACTATACAGCAGGGAGTTCGGGAGAATCATCTATTCGAACTCTCACTAATCCGAATGTTAGGGCATCGGCTCACCTGGTGATCAGCCGCGATGGTTCCATAACTCAGCTAGTTTCCTTTGATACCATTGCCTGGCATGCTGGGAAAAGTGCTTGGGGAGATCGGCAGGGATTGAATAAATATTCTATTGGCATTGAACTGGATAACGCTGGTCGACTTACGAAAAGTGGTGATCAGTATATTTCTTGGTTTGGCCGCGCATATCCTGAAGACCAGACGATTGAGGCTGTTCATAGAAATGAAGAAGATCCCAGTTTCTGGCATCGCTTTACAGAAGAACAGATTACAAAAACATACGAGATTTGTGAGCTGCTGATTAATGCCTATGATATTAAAACGATCTTGGGCCATGAAGAGATATCACCGGGCCGGAAGATAGATCCCGGGCCCGCGTTTCCACTTGATAAAATGCGGGATAAACTACTGCATGCCGACCGAAGTGAGCAAGAAGAGGAGGAAACAGAAGGTTTTGACAATCCCGGAGTTGTAACCGCATCATTGCTAAACATACGTTCGGGTCCTTCTGCGGAGAATCAAAAAATTTCCAATCCCCTTCAAAAAGGTACGCCTGTAAATATTGTAGATGAGTCTAACAGGTGGTACCAGGTAGAAGTAAAACTTAAAGGATGGGTGGCTAAATCTTTCATTAAAAAAAATATTTAAGCAGATGGCCCTAGATAATTCTTAATTTAAAATAGTTTTACCGTTGAAGCTGCTAGTCCAAAACAAGTGGTCCTTAATACTATGTTGGGGGAATAGGACTAGATAAATTATGAGGAAAGAAACATTCCTCACAAAGTATTAGGAAATCCCTAAATAGATTAGAAGTCTCCTAAGTACGTTAGAAAGCTCCCATCTGCCT
Coding sequences:
- a CDS encoding patatin-like phospholipase family protein — translated: MPPEQENRTFEIGLVMAGAVSAGAYTAGVIDFLLQALEEWQKAKDAGEGSAPIHDVKIKVISGASAGGMTGAIFTAMMNEEFSHITSLPGKEPTRDEINRNKLYKSWVDDIDIRDLLENSDLKERNSSVKSLLDSSVLDEIAESAVSFSPTQEWKPYISKPFHLYLTLTNLQGVPYDIQFQGNTGRGHSISQHTDFLHFVLSQNNPELKEAEWLDPGNSNTKNWHLLKRTALATGAFPGGLAPRQLQRNFDHYEFRSWPVPQRPKESDGAAECVRMVNIKPAWPADHTDRFNFLSVDGGVMDNEPMELARRTLAGKQGFNPRKPESAERAVIMIDPFPSEKKTEMKSQEELENYDIVSIFTELFGSLMSQARFKPDELMLANSDSIYSRYLVAPTRRNPDGTKANYPIASGFLNGFGGFFSKKFRMHDFQLGRRNCQQFLRNYLSIPVDKARQNPVFADYTEADFERFSFQKDGTDIIPLIPLMGSAKEEVFPLGWNTLKLGSRELEELKSLISNRTKVVINRLIEQYVDDGFTRWLAKRIAGLKRGKIVDAIMEKINTDLEEFDLKS
- a CDS encoding N-acetylmuramoyl-L-alanine amidase, giving the protein MKTQNGKLDEETADFVESPNHSGKFSKDLPDTIVIHYTAGSSGESSIRTLTNPNVRASAHLVISRDGSITQLVSFDTIAWHAGKSAWGDRQGLNKYSIGIELDNAGRLTKSGDQYISWFGRAYPEDQTIEAVHRNEEDPSFWHRFTEEQITKTYEICELLINAYDIKTILGHEEISPGRKIDPGPAFPLDKMRDKLLHADRSEQEEEETEGFDNPGVVTASLLNIRSGPSAENQKISNPLQKGTPVNIVDESNRWYQVEVKLKGWVAKSFIKKNI